A genomic region of Raphanus sativus cultivar WK10039 chromosome 6, ASM80110v3, whole genome shotgun sequence contains the following coding sequences:
- the LOC108805648 gene encoding nudix hydrolase 11, with translation MSSTPTDSLQFLIQRFQDYKSHNLLQHIPAKSSAVLVCIYQEQGEDGNELRVILTKRSSTLSSHPGEVALPGGKRDQEDADDIAIALREAREEIGLDPALVTIVSVLDPFVNKKGMSVVPVIGFLREKKAFKQLPNPAEVEDIFDVPLEMFLKDKNRRAEEREHEGERYLLHYFDYYSEDKEKNFVTWALTAGILIRVASIVYQRSPEFQELKPSFWKQPS, from the exons ATGTCCTCAACACCAACAGATTCTTTGCAATTCCTAATCCAACGGTTTCAAGATTACAAATCTCATAACCTTCTTCAACACATTCCAGCAAAATCTTCAGCTGTCTTAGTCTGTATATACCAAgaacaaggagaagatggaaacgAGCTACGTGTAATCTTAACCAAACGCTCCTCTACACTCTCTTCTCATCCTG GGGAAGTAGCATTGCCTGGAGGGAAAAGAGACCAAGAAGATGCAGATGATATAGCTATCGCCTTGAGAGAAGCTCGTGAAGAAATCGGTTTAGATCCTGCTCTTGTGACAATCGTCTCCGTTCTTGACCCATTTGTTAACAAG AAGGGAATGTCAGTTGTACCAGTTATCGGTTTTTTACGCGAGAAGAAAGCTTTTAAACAGCTACCAAATCCAGCTGAAGTAGAAGACATCTTTGATGTTCCTTTAGAGATGTTTCTTAAG GACAAGAACAGGAGAGCAGAGGAACGAGAGCACGAAGGAGAAAGATATCTTCTTCACTACTTTGATTACTATTCAGAAGATAAAGAGAAAAACTTTGTTACATGGGCACTCACTGCTGGTATTCTGATCAGAGTTGCCTCCATTGTTTACCAGAGATCCCCAGAGTTTCAAGAACTCAAGCCAAGCTTCTGGAAACAACCTTCTTGA
- the LOC108805647 gene encoding magnesium-chelatase subunit ChlI-2, chloroplastic has protein sequence MVSLVRTSCSSIFLTCPRLSSTPSTSPVCCFRPGGGKLYRKVQSEPKKNRSRHHHLLVTNVATGINSIEQAKKIDTKESARPVYPFAAIVGQDEMKLCLLLNVIDPKIGGVMIMGDRGTGKSTTVRSLVDLLPEIEVVAGDPYNSDPRDPEFMGKEVRERVQRGEELDVMETKINMVDLPLGATEDRVCGTIDIEKALTEGVKAFEPGLLAKANRGILYVDEVNLLDDHLVDVLLDSAASGWNTVEREGISISHPARFILIGSGNPEEGELRPQLLDRFGMHAQVGTVRDAELRVKIVEERARFDSNPKEFRESYLEEQMKLQEQITCARSNLSEVEIDQDLKVKISRVCAELDVDGLRGDIVTNRAARALAALKGRDHVTAEDVGIVMPNCLRHRLRKDPLESMDSGIVVSEKFYEVFS, from the exons ATGGTCTCCCTTGTCCGAACATCTTGTTCCTCAATCTTCTTGACTTGCCCTCGTCTCTCCTCAACACCTTCAACATCCCCTGTCTGCTGCTTCCGACCAG GTGGAGGCAAGTTATACAGAAAAGTACAATCAGAGCCAAAGAAGAACAGATCTCGTCATCACCATTTATTGGTTACAAATGTCGCCACTGGGATCAACTCTATAGAACAA GCAAAGAAGATTGATACAAAGGAAAGTGCAAGGCCAGTGTATCCCTTCGCTGCTATAGTTGGTCAAGACGAGATGAAGCTATGCCTTTTGTTAAACGTCATCGACCCTAAGATAGGCGGTGTGATGATCATGGGAGACAGAGGAACCGGCAAATCAACAACCGTTAGATCTTTAGTCGATCTTCTCCCCGAGATCGAGGTCGTTGCTGGTGACCCTTATAACTCAGACCCTAGAGATCCTGAGTTTATGGGGAAggaagtgagagagagagttcaaaGAGGTGAAGAGCTTGATGTCATGGAAACAAAAATCAACATGGTTGATCTTCCTCTAGGTGCTACTGAAGATAGAGTCTGCGGAACGATCGATATCGAAAAGGCTTTAACAGAAGGTGTTAAGGCCTTTGAGCCAGGGCTGCTAGCTAAAGCTAATAGAGGGATTCTTTATGTGGATGAGGTTAACCTCTTGGATGATCATCTGGTTGATGTTCTTCTTGATTCAGCTGCTTCTGGTTGGAACACTGTTGAGAGAGAAGGGATCTCGATCTCTCATCCGGCGAGGTTTATCCTCATTGGCTCAGGGAATCCGGAGGAAGGAGAGCTTAGACCGCAGCTTCTTGATCGGTTCGGTATGCACGCGCAAGTGGGGACGGTTAGAGACGCTGAGCTGAGAGTAAAGATCGTTGAAGAGAGAGCTCGTTTTGATAGTAACCCAAAGGAGTTTCGAGAGTCTTATCTAGAGGAGCAGATGAAGCTTCAGGAGCAGATTACGTGTGCCAGAAGCAATCTCTCTGAAGTCGAGATCGATCAAGATTTGAAAGTGAAGATCTCGAGGGTCTGCGCTGAGCTTGACGTTGATGGTTTGAGAGGTGACATTGTGACGAACAGAGCTGCGAGAGCGCTCGCTGCGCTCAAAGGAAGAGATCACGTGACAGCAGAAGATGTTGGTATTGTTATGCCCAATTGCTTAAGACACCGTCTTAGGAAAGATCCTCTTGAGTCTATGGATTCAGGAATTGTCGTTTCAGAGAAGTTCTACGAGGTGTTCAGCTAA